Proteins encoded in a region of the Mycobacterium branderi genome:
- the mraZ gene encoding division/cell wall cluster transcriptional repressor MraZ codes for MFLGTYTPKLDDKGRLTLPAKFRDALAGGLMVTKSQDHSLAVYPRAEFEQLARRASKVSRSNPEARAFLRNLAAGTDEQHPDAQGRITLSADHRRYANLSKDCVVIGSVDYLEIWDAQAWHDYQQTHEENFSAASDEALGDII; via the coding sequence ATGTTCTTGGGCACCTACACGCCCAAGCTCGACGACAAGGGGCGGCTGACGCTGCCCGCGAAGTTCCGCGACGCGCTGGCAGGAGGGTTGATGGTCACCAAGAGCCAAGACCACAGCCTGGCTGTCTACCCGCGCGCGGAGTTCGAGCAACTGGCCCGCCGGGCCAGCAAGGTGTCCCGAAGCAATCCGGAGGCGCGGGCATTCCTGCGCAACCTCGCCGCGGGCACCGACGAGCAGCATCCCGACGCTCAAGGCCGAATCACGCTGTCGGCCGATCATCGCCGCTACGCCAACCTGTCGAAGGACTGCGTGGTGATCGGATCGGTCGACTACCTCGAGATCTGGGATGCACAGGCCTGGCACGACTACCAACAGACCCACGAAGAGAACTTCTCCGCGGCCAGCGATGAAGCACTCGGCGACATCATCTGA
- the mraY gene encoding phospho-N-acetylmuramoyl-pentapeptide-transferase produces MIEILIAVAIALTVSIVLTPLLIRLFTRQGFGHEIREDGPPSHKTKRGTPSMGGVAILAGIWAGYLGTHIAGMAFDGDGPSASGLLVLFLATALGGVGFVDDLIKIRRSRNLGLNKTAKTVGQITAAVLFGVLVLGFRNNDGLTPGSAELSYVREIATVTLAPALFVLFCVVMVSAWSNAVNFTDGLDGLAGGAMAMVCAAYVLITFWQYRNACATAPGLGCYNVRDPLDLALIAAATAGACIGFLWWNAAPAKIFMGDTGSLALGGIIAGLSVTSRTELLAVVLGSLFVAEIVSVVLQILAFRTTGRRVFRMAPFHHHFELVGWAETTVIIRFWLLTAISCGLGVALFYSEWLAATGG; encoded by the coding sequence ATGATCGAAATCCTCATCGCCGTCGCGATTGCGCTGACGGTGTCGATTGTGCTGACCCCGTTGCTGATCCGGCTGTTCACCCGGCAGGGCTTCGGCCACGAGATTCGCGAGGACGGCCCACCGAGCCACAAGACCAAGCGCGGCACACCTTCGATGGGCGGGGTCGCGATCCTGGCCGGCATCTGGGCGGGTTATCTGGGCACCCACATCGCGGGCATGGCTTTCGACGGCGACGGCCCGTCGGCGTCGGGGCTGCTGGTGTTGTTCTTGGCCACCGCGCTGGGCGGCGTCGGGTTCGTCGACGACCTGATCAAGATCCGCCGGTCCCGCAACCTCGGGCTGAACAAGACCGCCAAGACCGTCGGGCAGATCACCGCCGCCGTGCTGTTCGGCGTGCTGGTGCTGGGTTTCCGCAACAACGACGGCCTCACTCCGGGCAGCGCCGAGCTGTCGTACGTACGTGAAATCGCCACTGTCACACTGGCTCCCGCACTGTTTGTACTGTTTTGCGTGGTGATGGTCAGCGCCTGGTCGAACGCCGTGAACTTCACCGACGGCCTGGACGGGCTGGCCGGGGGAGCCATGGCGATGGTCTGCGCCGCCTATGTGCTGATCACGTTCTGGCAGTACCGCAACGCCTGCGCCACCGCGCCGGGGCTGGGCTGCTACAACGTGCGCGACCCGCTGGACCTGGCGCTGATCGCGGCGGCGACGGCGGGCGCCTGCATCGGGTTTCTGTGGTGGAATGCCGCGCCCGCCAAGATCTTCATGGGCGACACCGGATCGCTGGCGCTGGGCGGCATCATCGCCGGGCTGTCGGTGACCAGTCGCACCGAGCTCCTCGCGGTGGTGCTCGGCTCGCTGTTCGTCGCCGAGATCGTCTCGGTGGTCTTGCAGATCCTGGCGTTTCGCACCACCGGTCGCCGGGTGTTCCGGATGGCGCCGTTCCACCACCATTTCGAGCTGGTCGGCTGGGCCGAAACCACGGTGATCATCCGGTTTTGGCTGCTGACCGCGATCAGCTGCGGGCTGGGTGTGGCGCTGTTCTACAGCGAATGGCTCGCCGCGACCGGTGGCTGA
- a CDS encoding LppM family (lipo)protein has translation MTSRRLLAAALLLVVVPLATGCLRVKASLTISPDDTVSGEIVAAAKPRNDKDAGPQLDPNIPFSQKVAISKYDRDGYVGSQAVFSDLTFAELPQLANMNPDAQGVNLTLRRAGDLVILEGRADLTSLTDPDADVELSVAFPGAVTSTNGERVDPDIVAWKLKPGVVSTMTAQARYTDPSTRSFRGAALWLGLASLAVAGIVAGLAWYSRDRSPRFAEPGDGPPD, from the coding sequence CTGACATCCCGACGCCTGCTTGCCGCGGCCCTGTTGCTGGTGGTGGTGCCGCTCGCCACCGGCTGCCTGCGGGTCAAGGCGTCGCTGACCATCTCCCCCGACGACACGGTGTCCGGAGAGATCGTCGCCGCCGCCAAACCACGCAACGACAAGGACGCCGGACCCCAGCTGGACCCCAACATCCCGTTCAGCCAAAAAGTGGCGATCTCCAAATACGACCGCGACGGCTACGTGGGATCGCAGGCGGTGTTCTCCGATTTGACCTTCGCCGAGCTTCCGCAGCTGGCCAACATGAACCCCGACGCCCAGGGCGTGAACCTGACACTGCGCCGAGCCGGCGACCTGGTGATCCTGGAAGGCCGGGCGGACCTGACGTCGCTGACCGATCCCGACGCCGACGTCGAGCTGAGCGTCGCCTTCCCCGGCGCGGTGACGTCCACCAACGGTGAGCGGGTGGACCCCGACATCGTGGCGTGGAAGCTCAAGCCGGGCGTGGTCAGCACAATGACGGCCCAGGCCCGCTACACCGACCCCAGCACCCGTTCGTTCCGCGGCGCGGCGTTGTGGCTCGGCCTGGCGTCCCTGGCGGTCGCTGGGATAGTCGCGGGGCTGGCGTGGTACAGCCGCGACCGCTCCCCCCGCTTCGCCGAGCCGGGCGACGGGCCGCCCGACTAA
- a CDS encoding peptidoglycan D,D-transpeptidase FtsI family protein — protein sequence MEAKKASSSHSARQRRTRQAAELGVRGASFVFRHRAGNAVIFVALIVAAVQLFYLQVPRAAGLRAEAAGQLKVTDVEKAVRGSIVDRNNDQLAFTIEARALTFQPRKIRKQLAEAKQKDAKAPDPQQRLRDIAKDVAARLNNKPDNATVLKKLQSDETFVYLARAVDPAIATAITTKFPEVGAERQDLRQYPGGSLAANIVGGIDWDGHGLLGLEDSLDAVLAGTDGSVTYDRGSDGVVIPGSYRNQHKAVNGSTVQLTIDDDIQFYVQQQVQQAKNLSGAHNVSAVVLDAKTGEVLAMSNDNTFDPSQDIGRQGDKQMGNLPVSSPFEPGSVNKVITASSVIEYGLSNPDEVLQVPGSIHMGGVTVHDAWNHGVTPYTTTGIFGKSSNVGTLMLAQRVGPDRWFDMLRKFGLGQRTGVGLPGESAGLVPPIDQWSGSTFSNLPIGQGLSMTLLQMTGMYQTIANDGLRMPPRIIKATIAPDGTRTEEPRPQGVRVVSPETAQTVRNMLRAVVQHDPMGTQQGTGPAAAIEGYQISGKTGTAQQINPACGCYFDDVYWITFAGMATTDNPRYVVGIMMDNPQRSSDGAPGHTAAPLFHNIAGWLLQRENVPLSPDPGPPLTLQA from the coding sequence ATCGAAGCCAAGAAGGCTTCGTCGAGCCACTCGGCACGCCAACGTCGTACTCGCCAGGCCGCCGAATTGGGTGTGCGCGGCGCGTCATTCGTCTTTCGGCATCGCGCCGGCAATGCGGTCATCTTTGTGGCGCTGATTGTCGCGGCCGTCCAGCTGTTCTACCTTCAGGTGCCGCGTGCCGCGGGCCTGCGGGCCGAGGCGGCGGGCCAACTCAAGGTCACCGACGTCGAAAAAGCAGTGCGCGGCAGCATCGTCGACCGCAACAACGACCAGCTCGCGTTCACCATCGAGGCTCGCGCGCTGACCTTCCAACCGCGCAAGATCCGCAAGCAACTGGCCGAGGCCAAACAGAAAGACGCCAAGGCGCCGGATCCCCAACAGCGGTTGCGCGATATTGCCAAAGACGTTGCGGCGCGGCTGAATAACAAACCCGACAACGCGACGGTGCTGAAGAAGCTGCAAAGCGACGAGACGTTCGTCTATCTGGCCCGCGCTGTCGACCCGGCCATTGCCACCGCGATCACGACAAAATTCCCGGAAGTGGGTGCCGAGCGCCAGGATTTGCGTCAGTATCCCGGCGGCTCGCTGGCCGCCAACATCGTCGGCGGCATCGACTGGGACGGGCACGGTCTGCTGGGCCTGGAGGACTCGCTGGACGCGGTGCTGGCGGGGACCGACGGGTCGGTCACTTATGACCGCGGCTCCGACGGCGTGGTGATCCCCGGCAGCTACCGCAACCAGCACAAGGCCGTCAACGGTTCGACGGTGCAGCTGACCATCGACGACGACATCCAGTTCTACGTCCAGCAGCAGGTGCAGCAGGCGAAGAACCTCTCCGGCGCCCACAACGTCTCCGCTGTGGTGCTCGACGCCAAAACCGGTGAGGTGCTGGCGATGTCGAACGACAACACGTTCGACCCGTCGCAAGACATCGGGCGCCAGGGCGACAAGCAGATGGGCAACCTGCCGGTGTCGTCGCCGTTCGAGCCGGGCTCGGTGAACAAGGTGATCACCGCGTCGTCGGTCATCGAATACGGCCTGTCCAACCCCGACGAGGTGCTACAGGTACCGGGCTCCATCCACATGGGCGGTGTTACCGTGCACGACGCCTGGAACCACGGCGTAACGCCCTACACCACCACCGGCATTTTCGGGAAATCGTCGAACGTGGGCACGCTGATGCTGGCCCAGCGCGTCGGCCCGGACCGCTGGTTCGACATGCTGCGCAAGTTCGGGCTGGGGCAGCGCACCGGCGTCGGGCTGCCCGGTGAGAGTGCGGGGCTGGTGCCGCCGATCGACCAGTGGTCGGGCAGCACCTTCTCCAACCTGCCTATCGGGCAAGGGCTTTCGATGACCCTGCTGCAGATGACCGGCATGTATCAGACGATCGCCAACGACGGCTTGCGCATGCCGCCGCGCATCATCAAGGCGACAATCGCTCCGGACGGCACCCGCACCGAAGAGCCGCGGCCGCAAGGTGTTCGGGTGGTGTCGCCGGAGACCGCGCAAACCGTGCGCAACATGTTGCGCGCCGTGGTGCAGCACGACCCGATGGGCACCCAGCAGGGCACCGGGCCGGCGGCCGCGATCGAGGGCTACCAGATCTCCGGGAAAACCGGGACGGCACAGCAGATCAACCCGGCATGCGGCTGCTATTTCGACGACGTGTACTGGATCACCTTCGCCGGCATGGCCACCACCGACAATCCGCGCTACGTCGTCGGGATCATGATGGACAACCCGCAGCGCTCCTCGGACGGTGCACCCGGACACACGGCGGCTCCGCTGTTCCACAACATCGCCGGCTGGCTGCTGCAGCGCGAAAACGTTCCGCTGTCGCCCGATCCCGGCCCGCCGCTGACCCTGCAGGCCTGA
- a CDS encoding UDP-N-acetylmuramoyl-L-alanyl-D-glutamate--2,6-diaminopimelate ligase, protein MTVPTALRPSAGAGVSLPALAAQIGAVSAEGSVVPDVRVTGVTLRAQDVSAGDLFAALPGATTHGARYAGDAVERGAVAVLTDPDGVAEMTTAVPVLIHPSPRTVLGELAATIYGHPSERLAVVGVTGTSGKTTTTYLIEAGLRAAGRTVGLIGTIGIRIDGADVPSALTTPEAPALQAQLAAMAERGVDTVVMEVSSHALSLGRVDGVRFAVGGFTNLSRDHLDFHPTMTDYFEAKARLFDPSSPLHAHTAVVCVDDDAGRAMADRADAAITVSAEGAAADWRAEDITADAGGHDFTAVDPAGVHHRVRIGLPGRYNVANTLVALAILDVLGVSPEQAATGLRDIRVPGRLEQIDRGQDFLALVDYAHKPGALSAVLMSLRRPGSRLAVVFGAGGERDPGKRAPMGRIAAQLADLVVVTDDNPRGEDPAAIRREILSGATEGAAEVVEIGDRRAAIRHAVAWAGPDDVVLVTGKGHETGQSGGGQTRPFDDRVELAAALEERRR, encoded by the coding sequence ATGACGGTGCCCACTGCGCTGCGGCCCAGCGCCGGGGCCGGCGTGTCGTTGCCGGCGCTGGCAGCCCAGATCGGCGCCGTGTCCGCGGAGGGCAGCGTGGTGCCCGACGTACGGGTCACCGGGGTGACACTGCGAGCACAGGACGTGTCGGCGGGGGATCTGTTCGCGGCGTTGCCTGGTGCGACAACGCACGGCGCGCGCTATGCCGGCGACGCGGTCGAGCGCGGCGCGGTGGCGGTTCTCACCGATCCCGACGGAGTCGCCGAGATGACCACGGCGGTGCCGGTGCTGATTCACCCGTCGCCGCGCACGGTGCTCGGCGAACTCGCCGCCACCATCTACGGGCACCCGTCCGAGCGGCTTGCCGTGGTCGGCGTCACCGGCACATCCGGCAAGACCACCACGACCTACCTGATCGAGGCCGGTCTGCGGGCGGCCGGGAGGACTGTGGGACTGATCGGGACCATCGGCATCCGCATCGACGGCGCCGACGTTCCCAGCGCCCTGACCACCCCGGAGGCGCCCGCACTGCAGGCCCAGCTCGCGGCGATGGCCGAGCGCGGCGTGGACACCGTGGTGATGGAGGTGTCCAGTCACGCGCTGAGCCTGGGCCGCGTCGACGGCGTGCGCTTCGCGGTGGGCGGCTTCACCAACCTGTCCCGCGACCACCTCGACTTCCACCCGACTATGACCGACTATTTCGAGGCGAAGGCGCGGTTGTTCGACCCGTCCTCGCCGCTGCACGCCCACACCGCGGTGGTCTGTGTGGACGACGATGCCGGCCGCGCGATGGCCGACCGCGCCGACGCCGCGATCACCGTCAGCGCCGAGGGCGCGGCCGCGGACTGGCGCGCCGAAGACATCACGGCCGACGCCGGCGGCCACGACTTCACCGCCGTCGACCCCGCCGGTGTGCATCACCGGGTGCGTATCGGCTTGCCGGGCCGCTACAACGTCGCCAATACGCTTGTCGCACTGGCCATTCTGGATGTGCTGGGGGTGTCGCCGGAGCAGGCGGCGACCGGGCTGCGCGACATCCGGGTGCCCGGGCGGCTTGAACAGATCGACCGTGGCCAGGACTTTCTGGCGCTGGTCGACTACGCCCACAAGCCGGGCGCGCTGAGCGCGGTGCTGATGTCGCTGCGTCGCCCCGGCAGCCGGCTGGCCGTTGTGTTCGGGGCCGGCGGCGAGCGCGACCCGGGTAAGCGCGCGCCGATGGGCAGGATCGCCGCCCAGCTCGCCGACCTCGTCGTCGTCACCGACGACAATCCCCGCGGCGAGGATCCGGCCGCGATCCGTCGCGAAATCCTTTCCGGCGCAACCGAAGGCGCCGCAGAGGTGGTCGAAATCGGCGACCGCCGGGCGGCCATCCGGCACGCGGTCGCGTGGGCGGGCCCCGACGACGTCGTCCTGGTCACCGGCAAAGGCCACGAAACCGGGCAGAGCGGCGGCGGGCAGACCCGCCCGTTCGACGACCGGGTCGAGCTCGCCGCCGCCTTGGAGGAGCGGCGCCGGTGA
- a CDS encoding DUF3040 domain-containing protein — translation MPLSDHEQRMLDQIESALYAEDPKFASSVRGGGLRAPTARRRLQGAALFVIGLGMLVSGVAFKATWIGTLPILSVLGFLIMFGGVVYAITGPRLSAKPDLPGPRQRRIKGTGSSFTSRMEDRFRRRFDE, via the coding sequence ATGCCACTCTCCGATCATGAGCAGCGCATGCTCGACCAGATCGAGAGCGCTCTGTACGCCGAAGATCCCAAGTTCGCCTCCAGCGTTCGCGGCGGTGGATTGCGCGCACCCACGGCGCGGCGGCGGTTGCAGGGTGCGGCGCTGTTCGTAATCGGTTTGGGCATGCTGGTTTCCGGAGTGGCGTTCAAAGCCACCTGGATCGGAACCTTGCCGATCCTTTCGGTTCTGGGTTTCTTGATCATGTTCGGCGGCGTCGTCTACGCCATCACCGGGCCGCGGCTGTCGGCCAAGCCCGATCTCCCGGGGCCGCGCCAGCGCCGCATCAAGGGCACCGGTAGTTCATTCACCAGCCGGATGGAAGATCGGTTCCGGCGCCGCTTCGACGAGTAA
- a CDS encoding mycobacterial-type methylenetetrahydrofolate reductase, whose amino-acid sequence MSLNTIALELVPPNVDRGSQQAVDDARKVLQFSADVGLGGRIGHVMIPGLIAEEDDRPVEMKPKLDVLDFWSIIKPELPGVHGLCSQVTAFSDEATLRRRLTDLVGAGIEGIVFVGVPRTMQDGEGSGVAPTDALSIYRDLVANRGVILIPTREGEAGRFNFKCEQGATFAQTQLLYSDAIVRFLADFAKETDHRPEILLSFGFVPKVENRVGFINWLIQDPGNAAVAEEQAFVKTLAGSEPAERRKLMLDLYKRVIDGVADLGYPLSIHLEATYGVTAAAFETFAELLDYWAPGV is encoded by the coding sequence GTGAGTCTGAACACCATTGCGCTCGAGCTGGTGCCGCCGAACGTGGATCGCGGTTCGCAGCAGGCGGTCGACGACGCCCGCAAGGTGCTGCAGTTCTCCGCGGATGTCGGGCTCGGCGGACGGATCGGCCACGTGATGATTCCGGGGTTGATCGCCGAGGAGGACGACCGGCCCGTCGAGATGAAGCCGAAGCTGGACGTGCTGGACTTCTGGTCGATTATCAAACCGGAATTGCCGGGGGTGCACGGATTGTGCAGTCAGGTCACCGCGTTCTCGGACGAGGCCACGCTGCGCCGGCGGCTCACCGATCTGGTCGGCGCCGGGATCGAGGGCATTGTCTTCGTGGGTGTTCCGCGCACGATGCAAGACGGTGAGGGCTCCGGGGTGGCGCCGACCGACGCGCTGTCGATCTATCGCGATCTGGTGGCCAACCGGGGCGTGATCTTGATTCCGACGCGGGAGGGCGAAGCCGGTCGCTTCAACTTCAAATGCGAGCAGGGTGCGACGTTCGCGCAGACCCAGCTGCTGTACTCCGATGCGATCGTGCGGTTTCTGGCCGACTTCGCCAAGGAAACCGACCACCGGCCCGAGATCCTCCTGTCGTTCGGCTTCGTGCCGAAGGTCGAGAACCGGGTGGGGTTCATCAATTGGCTCATCCAGGACCCGGGCAACGCCGCCGTCGCCGAGGAGCAGGCATTCGTCAAGACGCTGGCCGGCAGCGAGCCGGCGGAGCGGCGCAAGCTGATGCTCGACCTCTACAAGCGGGTGATCGACGGTGTGGCCGACCTGGGTTACCCGCTCAGCATCCACCTCGAGGCCACCTACGGCGTTACCGCGGCGGCTTTCGAGACGTTCGCCGAGCTGCTGGACTACTGGGCGCCGGGGGTTTAG
- the rsmH gene encoding 16S rRNA (cytosine(1402)-N(4))-methyltransferase RsmH — MKHSATSSEANARAPWPLPEPTLTYFPNARFVLSDRDLDVRAIASAAKPGAAGRPQTGRAIASAAKPGAAGRPRSGGAIASRPILRGGDAVPDATGDFGHVPVLAERCVALLTPALTRRHPDGSGALLVDATVGAGGHAERFLTALPGLRLVGLDRDPTALDIARDRLARFAGRVTLVHTRYDGIATALTESGYAATGSVDAILFDLGVSSMQLDRPERGFSYAQDAPLDMRMDPGSPLSAADIVNSYDEAALADILRRYGEERFARRIAAQMVRRRAATPFTTTGELVELVYQAIPAPARRTGGHPAKRTFQALRIAVNSELDSLTAALPAALDAVAVGGRIVVLAYQSLEDRIVKRAFANATASRTPTDLPVELPGHAAQFTSLTRGAERADDAEILRNPRSAAVRLRAVERLQSGRGH, encoded by the coding sequence ATGAAGCACTCGGCGACATCATCTGAGGCGAATGCCCGTGCACCGTGGCCTCTGCCCGAACCGACCCTGACGTACTTCCCCAACGCCAGGTTCGTGCTCTCGGACAGGGACCTCGATGTGCGGGCGATCGCAAGCGCGGCGAAGCCGGGCGCGGCGGGTCGCCCGCAGACGGGCCGGGCGATCGCAAGCGCGGCGAAGCCGGGCGCGGCGGGTCGCCCGCGGTCTGGCGGGGCGATCGCAAGCCGGCCCATCCTCCGGGGAGGTGATGCCGTGCCTGATGCCACAGGCGATTTCGGCCATGTGCCCGTGTTGGCCGAACGCTGTGTCGCGTTGCTCACCCCGGCGCTGACCCGCCGCCACCCCGACGGATCGGGCGCACTTCTGGTCGACGCCACTGTCGGCGCCGGTGGGCATGCGGAACGATTTCTGACAGCGCTGCCGGGCCTCCGCCTGGTCGGGCTCGACCGCGACCCGACCGCGCTGGACATCGCCCGCGATCGGCTGGCGCGCTTCGCCGGCCGGGTCACGCTGGTGCACACCCGCTATGACGGCATCGCCACAGCTCTCACCGAATCTGGTTACGCTGCAACAGGTTCGGTGGACGCAATCCTTTTCGATCTCGGCGTTTCGTCCATGCAGCTCGACCGGCCTGAGCGAGGCTTCTCGTACGCTCAGGACGCGCCATTGGACATGCGGATGGACCCCGGGTCGCCCCTGAGCGCAGCCGACATCGTCAACAGCTACGACGAGGCCGCGCTGGCCGATATTCTGCGCCGCTACGGTGAGGAGCGGTTCGCGCGTCGCATCGCCGCACAGATGGTCCGCCGCCGCGCGGCCACACCGTTCACCACGACGGGTGAGTTGGTTGAGCTTGTCTACCAGGCGATTCCGGCGCCTGCCCGGCGTACCGGCGGACACCCGGCCAAGCGCACGTTCCAGGCGCTGCGCATCGCGGTCAACAGCGAACTGGATTCGCTGACTGCCGCGTTACCGGCCGCGCTGGACGCCGTGGCGGTCGGTGGGCGCATCGTGGTACTGGCCTATCAGTCGTTGGAGGACCGCATCGTCAAGCGGGCGTTCGCCAACGCCACCGCGTCGCGTACCCCCACCGACCTGCCGGTTGAACTCCCCGGCCATGCAGCGCAATTCACGTCGTTGACCCGTGGCGCCGAACGCGCCGACGACGCCGAGATTCTGCGCAACCCGCGCAGTGCGGCGGTGCGGCTGCGGGCCGTAGAAAGACTGCAGTCAGGGAGGGGGCATTGA
- a CDS encoding UDP-N-acetylmuramoyl-tripeptide--D-alanyl-D-alanine ligase → MIDMTVAEIAEIVGGELADISATDAAGLHVTGTVEFDSRKITPGGLFLALPGARADGHDHAAAAVAAGAVAVLAARPVGVPAIVVTPDARSASKAGVLEHDTDGSGAAVLAALAQLAAAVAKKLVADGLTIVGITGSSGKTSTKDLLAAVLAPLGEVVAPPGSFNNELGHPWTVLRATESTDYLILELSARHPGNIAALAAIAPPAIGVVLNVGTAHLGEFGSREAIANTKAELPQAVPESGVVVLNVDDPAVAAMADKTAARVVRVSRSEPADLWAGAVSLDELARPQFRLHAGQQAVDVGLAVHGDHQVGNALCAAAVALECGASLDQVAAALAAAGPVSQHRMRVTTRADGVTVIDDAYNANPDSMRAGLQALAWMARGGRRSWAVLGEMAELGDDTIGEHDRVGRLAVRLDVSRLIVVGTGRSMNAMHHGAVMEGSWGGEATIVADADAALALLRAELQPGDVVLVKASNAAGLGALADALIGAR, encoded by the coding sequence GTGATCGACATGACCGTCGCCGAGATCGCCGAGATCGTCGGCGGCGAACTGGCCGACATCTCGGCCACAGACGCCGCCGGCCTGCACGTCACCGGGACCGTCGAATTCGACTCTCGCAAAATCACGCCCGGCGGGTTGTTCCTGGCGCTGCCGGGCGCGCGGGCCGACGGCCACGACCACGCCGCGGCGGCGGTGGCGGCCGGTGCGGTGGCTGTGCTGGCCGCCCGGCCGGTCGGAGTGCCGGCTATCGTCGTGACGCCCGACGCGCGCAGCGCGTCTAAAGCCGGGGTTCTCGAGCACGACACCGACGGATCGGGCGCCGCGGTGCTGGCCGCGCTGGCCCAGCTGGCCGCTGCGGTCGCGAAAAAGCTGGTTGCCGACGGGCTGACCATCGTCGGGATCACCGGCTCGTCGGGCAAGACCTCGACCAAGGATCTGCTGGCCGCGGTGCTCGCCCCGCTCGGCGAGGTGGTGGCGCCGCCCGGGTCGTTCAACAACGAGCTCGGCCATCCGTGGACCGTGCTGCGCGCCACCGAAAGCACCGACTATCTGATCCTCGAGCTCTCGGCGCGCCATCCCGGCAACATCGCCGCGTTGGCCGCGATCGCCCCACCCGCGATCGGGGTGGTACTCAACGTCGGCACCGCACATCTCGGCGAGTTCGGTTCCCGCGAGGCCATCGCGAACACGAAAGCCGAACTGCCGCAAGCTGTTCCAGAATCCGGGGTAGTCGTCCTCAACGTGGACGACCCGGCGGTGGCGGCGATGGCCGACAAAACCGCCGCCCGGGTGGTGCGGGTGAGCCGCAGTGAACCCGCCGACCTGTGGGCCGGCGCGGTCAGCCTCGACGAACTGGCCCGCCCGCAGTTCAGGCTGCACGCCGGACAACAGGCCGTCGACGTCGGGCTGGCCGTGCACGGCGACCATCAAGTCGGCAACGCCTTGTGCGCGGCGGCGGTCGCCTTGGAATGCGGCGCCAGCCTGGATCAAGTGGCGGCCGCGCTGGCCGCCGCGGGCCCGGTGTCGCAGCACCGGATGCGGGTGACCACCCGCGCCGACGGCGTCACCGTGATCGACGACGCCTACAACGCCAACCCCGACTCGATGCGGGCCGGTCTGCAGGCGCTGGCGTGGATGGCCCGCGGCGGACGGCGCAGCTGGGCGGTGCTGGGCGAGATGGCCGAACTCGGCGACGACACGATTGGTGAGCATGATCGCGTCGGCCGGTTGGCGGTGCGCTTAGATGTGTCTCGACTCATTGTCGTGGGAACCGGGAGGTCGATGAACGCCATGCACCACGGCGCGGTCATGGAGGGCTCGTGGGGAGGCGAGGCCACCATCGTCGCCGACGCCGACGCGGCCCTGGCGCTGTTGCGGGCCGAACTGCAGCCGGGGGACGTGGTGCTGGTGAAGGCGTCCAACGCCGCCGGGCTGGGCGCCCTGGCCGACGCGCTGATCGGTGCCCGATGA
- a CDS encoding GNAT family N-acetyltransferase produces MATFLIDLSPHDMQRRLDDALGVYVDAMRYPPGTENQRAAMWLEHIRRHGWQAVAAVEVDVEPGGTPSAEQLSNAPLLGVAYGYCGAPDQWWQQQVVSGLQRLGLPRPEISRLMTSYFELTELHIHPRAQGRGLGEALARRLLAGRGEANVLLSTPETNGEANRAWRLYRRLGFVDIIRGYHFAGDPRAFAILGRTLPL; encoded by the coding sequence TTGGCGACATTCCTCATCGATCTGTCGCCGCACGATATGCAGCGCCGTCTGGATGACGCCTTGGGCGTGTACGTCGACGCCATGCGTTATCCCCCCGGCACTGAAAACCAGCGCGCCGCTATGTGGCTGGAACACATTCGGCGCCACGGCTGGCAGGCCGTCGCCGCGGTGGAGGTTGACGTCGAACCCGGCGGCACCCCGTCGGCCGAACAACTCAGCAACGCGCCGCTACTGGGCGTGGCCTACGGCTACTGCGGCGCACCCGACCAGTGGTGGCAGCAACAAGTGGTGTCGGGACTGCAGCGCCTCGGTCTGCCGCGTCCGGAGATCTCCCGGCTGATGACCAGCTACTTCGAGTTGACCGAATTGCATATCCACCCACGCGCGCAAGGCCGCGGCCTGGGCGAGGCGTTGGCGCGGCGGCTGCTGGCCGGGCGAGGCGAGGCGAACGTCCTGTTGTCGACGCCGGAAACCAACGGCGAGGCCAACCGGGCGTGGCGCTTGTATCGACGGCTCGGCTTCGTCGACATCATCCGCGGCTACCACTTCGCCGGGGACCCACGGGCATTCGCGATATTGGGCCGCACGCTGCCGCTGTAG